A window from Drosophila yakuba strain Tai18E2 chromosome 3L, Prin_Dyak_Tai18E2_2.1, whole genome shotgun sequence encodes these proteins:
- the LOC6532921 gene encoding uncharacterized protein LOC6532921 encodes MGKKKVPVEDLVVPPQDTRICGTICICQMTLVLSSVALVYLTVAIYMPSTRAFKSGIDPTPVMCTTTRAVNKDNCEWGSCGEWCLSKTSGACIQIYVNLRSNGSNLIFQNCTNSANKTCYGIDQDRADKARCINDECKNLTGTFNCTAGQCLNITDAFECIFHNSDAPVKCSGRRGKINCMDISGLYSCSRGTCRKIRTPYNCDRRCVDIPTRNKNVVVLSGDKVYLSQCQNAINAETLEEVWNESSDNVAMTSCYFIRHTSDQVDAVDCINGSTLETNMLSDLTNFTYLSHLHVSVATPVPEIAPPDVDLTISNESKLMINLEGCVNTLMDECKEFLKDFGRDGSDHNARARFPCFYSPGKKDVVVARFDLEVTYRQFVFASVVPSVLFVVSCSILIMCQTTVYVGDDAKMRFKGCVDTETVLNKNNVGAPTNGDMGGGGGDEVMAL; translated from the coding sequence ATGGGCAAGAAAAAGGTGCCCGTTGAGGACCTGGTGGTTCCGCCGCAGGATACACGAATATGCGGCACCATATGCATCTGCCAGATGACCCTGGTGCTCAGCTCCGTGGCTCTGGTCTACCTCACGGTGGCCATATACATGCCCTCCACCAGGGCCTTCAAAAGTGGCATTGATCCCACGCCGGTGATGTGCACCACCACACGGGCGGTGAACAAGGACAACTGCGAGTGGGGCAGCTGTGGCGAGTGGTGCCTGAGCAAGACCTCCGGTGCCTGCATCCAGATCTACGTGAATCTGCGCAGCAATGGCAGCAATCTCATATTTCAGAACTGCACCAATTCGGCGAATAAAACGTGCTACGGCATCGACCAGGATCGGGCGGACAAGGCCAGGTGCATTAATGATGAGTGCAAGAATCTTACGGGCACCTTTAATTGCACCGCTGGCCAGTGTCTGAACATCACGGATGCCTTCGAGTGCATCTTCCACAACAGTGATGCACCAGTCAAGTGTTCCGGCAGGCGGGGCAAGATCAACTGCATGGACATTAGCGGCTTGTACTCCTGCAGTCGAGGAACCTGCCGGAAGATCAGGACTCCGTACAACTGCGACCGCAGGTGTGTGGACATCCCCACCCGGAACAAGAACGTGGTGGTTCTCAGCGGGGACAAGGTCTACCTGTCGCAGTGCCAGAATGCCATCAATGCCGAAACTCTGGAGGAGGTGTGGAATGAATCCAGCGACAATGTGGCCATGACATCGTGCTACTTCATCAGGCACACCTCGGACCAGGTGGATGCGGTGGACTGCATCAATGGCTCCACCCTGGAGACCAACATGCTCAGCGATCTGACAAACTTCACATATCTGAGCCACCTGCATGTGTCGGTGGCCACTCCAGTGCCGGAGATAGCACCACCCGATGTCGATCTGACCATTTCCAACGAGTCGAAGCTGATGATCAACCTGGAGGGTTGTGTGAACACCCTGATGGACGAGTGCAAGGAGTTCCTGAAGGACTTTGGACGCGATGGCAGCGATCACAATGCCCGGGCCCGCTTCCCGTGCTTCTATTCGCCCGGAAAGAAGGATGTGGTGGTGGCCCGTTTCGACCTGGAGGTCACCTATCGCCAGTTTGTGTTCGCCTCGGTGGTGCCATCGGTTCTGTTCGTGGTCTCGTGCTCCATCCTGATCATGTGCCAGACCACCGTCTATGTGGGCGACGACGCCAAGATGCGGTTCAAGGGATGCGTGGACACGGAGACGGTCCTTAACAAGAACAACGTGGGCGCACCCACCAACGGCGACATGGGCGGGGGCGGCGGCGATGAGGTTATGGCCCTATGA
- the LOC6532922 gene encoding V-type proton ATPase subunit e — protein sequence MEVILTIIFFTIFWAAVAKYGPILLTKEPHDDLVRCIFLLTAVVCWLFWLCCYLAQLNPLLGPKLNGNTIRIIASSWGNPIKEG from the coding sequence ATGGAAGTAATCCTAACGATCATCTTCTTCACCATCTTCTGGGCGGCGGTGGCCAAGTACGGACCCATCCTGCTGACCAAGGAACCGCACGATGACCTGGTGCGCTGCATTTTCCTCCTGACCGCCGTCGTCTGCTGGCTCTTCTGGCTGTGCTGCTATTTGGCGCAACTGAATCCACTGCTGGGGCCGAAACTTAATGGAAACACCATCCGGATCATTGCCTCGTCCTGGGGCAATCCCATCAAGGAGGGATAA
- the LOC6532923 gene encoding protein tipE has protein sequence MGDEQDKRTGKEKLLFYTTAFFILLGTFSLFAFLFLVPFVIEPAFTTIFMQFEEVPALCETYDTEIYYGAKNCSWSSCREGCTKDIYTCTQIRVNYRLNLYNYTDEFNFTEYHINLKESERILPPVKRTDRYERALRSDYEYDNLGGGTGLDIDLGGGRLEQLNFGDADGSNGYLIEDSEDTRGLSASGTLIPDERRPFDEISELNEGLMGNRSMYYYVGARLFPNVKGCGYPPMLNCTIWLKRYTKIGMKFPCYYSKVDPSLVISDLDYWQNTLNLVYSMAIPIPSFIISVIYLTYAYFKIYNEDEETAPLDKNAEDMDIDDIDAVDDSDGAVLADNVAGSQIINMDSTTNDSCLEGVLPNGGPGMTASISQGGSVTTPGPYIAQSPAGSQMTPNSEINSFGHQLKVQMADELSRDSLENGVISTSNSVQGNLSKTMTTSISTPPGPTAAV, from the exons ATGGGAGACGAGCAGGACAAGCGCACCGGCAAGGAAAAGCTGCTGTTCTACACCACCGCCTTCTTCATCCTGCTAGGCACCTTCAGCCTGTTCGCCTTCCTCTTCCTGGTGCCCTTCGTCATCGAGCCCGCCTTCACCACGATCTTCATGCAGTTCGAAGAGGTTCCGGCGCTCTGCGAGACGTACGACACGGAGATCTACTACGGGGCCAAGAACTGCTCGTGGTCATCCTGCCGCGAGGGCTGCACCAAGGACATCTATACGTGCACCCAGATCCGGGTGAACTACCGCCTCAATCTATACAACTACACCGATGAGTTCAACTTCACGGAGTACCACATCAATCTCAAGGAGTCGGAGCGCATCCTGCCGCCCGTCAAGCGAACGGATCGCTATGAGAGAGCTCTGAGGAGCGACTACGAGTACGATAATCTTGGCGGTGGCACCGGCCTGGACATCGACCTAGGCGGTGGGCGCCTGGAGCAGCTTAATTTTGGAGATGCCGACGGCTCCAATGGCTACCTCATTGAGGATTCGGAGGACACACGCGGTCTGAGTGCCTCGGGAACCCTCATCCCGGACGAGCGGAGGCCCTTCGACGAGATCTCCGAGCTGAACGAGGGCCTCATGGGGAACCGCTCCATGTACTACTATGTGGGAGCCAGGCTTTTCCCTAACGTAAAGGGCTGTGGCTACCCACCAATGCTCAACTGCACTATTTGGCTGAAGAGGTACACCAAGATCGGCATGAAGTTTCCCTGCTACTACTCAAAGGTGGACCCGAGTCTGGTCATCAGCGACCTGGACTACTGGCAGAACACCCTTAATTTGGTCTACTCGATGGCCATTCCAATACCCTCGTTCATCATCTCGGTGATTTATCTGACGTACGCCTACTTCAAGATCTACAACGAGGACGAGGAGACGGCGCCGCTGGACAAGAACGCCGAGGACATGGACATCGATGATATCGATGCCGTGGACGACAGCGATGGTGCTGTGCTGGCGGACAATGTGGCCGGCAGCCAGATTATCAACATGGACTCCACCACCAACGACAGTTGTCTGGAGGGTGTCCTGCCCAACGGCGGTCCCGGTATGACCGCATCCATATCGCAGGGTGGCTCTGTCACCACGCCCGGTCCGTACATCGCGCAGAGTCCGGCGGGCTCGCAGATGACGCCCAACTCGGAGATCAACTCATTCGGTCACCAGCTGAAAGTCCAGATGGCCGACGAGCTATCGAGGGACTCGCTGGAGAACGGAGTTATCTCCACGTCCAACTCAGTGCAAGG AAACTTGAGCAAGACGATGACGACGAGTATCTCAACTCCTCCTGGGCCGACGGCGGCAGTCTGA